The following proteins are encoded in a genomic region of Mustela erminea isolate mMusErm1 chromosome 3, mMusErm1.Pri, whole genome shotgun sequence:
- the LOC116585553 gene encoding immunity-related GTPase family M protein 1-like yields the protein MTQPNQSLHTPLSISFIPALQYNTGWTVLPKATATNIEKALVEAKLLGVVRETLEIASSAPVRIVVTGDSGNGMSSFINALRGIGHEEEDSAPTGVVGTTQIPTCYFSPHFSNVELWDLPGLGAATQTLGNYLAEMQFSLYDLFIIIASEQFSMNLMKLAKAIQGQGKKSYIVWTKLDRDISTRTLSEKRLLQNIHHEENIWETLQKERVHKPIIFLVSSFDPLLNDFPELRETLHRDISDIRYHCPLEKLFDTCEKVINDKVTSLQGQIASNSFQDFLGIQNTDDLAECLMAYHLFFGVDDESLQQVAQSMGKPMEEYRAIMKSQDLHTVLTGDRVLSFMNCNTASYLYSILRHIPFLGDNVLNYLRVWKHRHFLEIVAKDTRTIMKKILTDSII from the coding sequence ATGACACAGCCCAATCAGTCCCTTCACACTCCATTGTCTATATCCTTCATCCCTGCACTGCAGTACAATACAGGATGGACAGTCTTACCTAAGGCAACTGCCACAAACATTGAGAAGGCACTGGTAGAAGCGAAGTTGCTGGGGGTGGTCAGGGAAACCCTGGAGATAGCATCTAGTGCCCCAGTGAGAATTGTTGTCACTGGGGACTCTGGCAATGGCATGTCTTCCTTCATCAATGCACTGAGGGGAATTGGGCATGAAGAGGAGGACTCAGCTCCCACTGGGGTGGTGGGGACCACCCAGATTCCCACTTGCtacttttccccccacttttccAATGTGGAGTTGTGGGACCTACCTGGACTAGGGGCAGCTACCCAAACTCTGGGGAACTATCTAGCAGAGATGCAGTTTAGTCTGTATGACCTCTTCATCATCATTGCGTCGGAACAGTTCAGCATGAATCTCATGAAGCTTGCCAAAGCCATCCAGGGACAGGGAAAGAAGTCCTACATTGTCTGGACCAAGCTGGACAGGGACATCAGCACACGTACCCTCTCTGAAAAACGACTCCTGCAGAATATCCATCATGAAGAGAATATTTGGGAAACTCTCCAAAAGGAGAGAGTGCACAAACCCATCATATTCCTGGTCTCCAGCTTTGACCCTTTATTGAATGACTTCCCAGAGCTTAGGGAGACCTTGCACAGGGACATCTCTGATATCAGGTACCATTGTCCTCTAGAGAAATTGTTTGACACCTGTGAGAAGGTCATTAATGACAAGGTGACCTCTTTGCAGGGGCAAATAGCTTCAAATTCTTTCCAGGACTTCCTTGGCATCCAGAATACAGATGATCTGGCAGAGTGTCTGATGGCCTACCACTTGTTTTTTGGTGTGGATGATGAGTCTCTCCAGCAGGTGGCCCAGAGTATGGGGAAACCTATGGAGGAGTACAGGGCTATTATGAAGTCTCAGGATCTGCACACTGTCCTCACTGGGGACAGGGTATTATCTTTCATGAATTGTAATACAGCCTCTTACTTATATTCAATTCTGAGACACATCCCATTCTTAGGTGATAATGTTCTCAACTACCTGAGAGTGTGGAAACACAGACACTTCCTTGAAATAGTTGCCAAGGACACCAGGACCATCATGAAGAAAATCCTCACAGACTCCATCATCTGA